The Cutaneotrichosporon cavernicola HIS019 DNA, chromosome: 3 region GTTCGATTCCCACCACCTGCAAagcagccagccagccTTTTCGTGCTTGCCCCGTTAGTGACAATCGGCCGTCACCGAGCCCTGGTAAGTGAGGGGTTCGGGTCCGGATCAAGGTGACGTCGGGCTTGgcactcgccacccactCATTATCAGATAATCTACCTCATCGGCCGACACTGTCCCACTCTGTCCCACGCAGCGCGCTCTGCATCTCATCTTGATCCGAACTATCAAGGCCCGCTGACCGACCACGTAGATACTGAGCTTGTATATTTATCAGTAACCATCCCCACTCGTCTTTCCTAGAagcctctccctcccaacACACCATGTACATCTctgcgctcgtcctcgccgccgtcgtcgcggccaaGCCTTTCCAGATGTCGATGCAGCCTCCTCATCGCGAGaccgaggctgaggctaGTAAGTCCTTATCCCATATCTGACCCATCTAACATCAGCCGCCAACGCAGCCCGCCTAGCCACCCACGTAACCATCGGAACCATGGCGTCCATCTTCCCCTCTGGCTCCAACGCCGGCCACCCCTTTGCACTTATGGACACCCGTAAGatcccccttccttccacTCGCTAAAGCCAGACGCTCCATGCCACCCCGACGGGGCGCTGACATTCATCTCGATGCCGATCTCACTCATGCAGCGTAACCTCAAGGCTACTGGCGGGAAAGCATCTTACGCCCTCGCTACGCCACTCCAGCCGGCAAGGCATAACGAGTACGCCCTCCCCCGGGTCTCGTTCATTGGTGTAGGTCTAATTTTCTAATTTAGGGGTTGGCTGATGACAGAACCTCACTGTGCTCGATGACGTAGATGAGAACGAGCATGAGCGGTTGCGCGAGTGTTTCGTTTCGTACCACCCCGACGCTGCGTGGTGGATTCCGAAGGATTCGCGTGGCGCGCACACGTCACGATGGTCTCGATTGTGGGTTACCATAACTTGAGATGCTCATGTCTAGGGACGTTGATACGATCTACTACGTTGGCGGGTTTGGAAAGTGAGTGTTTCTCCAATGATgaggtgatgaggaggtgTGAAGTGATCAGCGGGTGTTTCGCTGGCTCTAAGAGCTTGGTACAACGTGCTGGTCGAGCTGAGAGGAAatggagcgcgtcgaggtgaTGAGAATGGACAGAGTTGACCACAGCGTCGGATGGATTGGTCACATCCCCGTCGAGAACTTTGCCAAGGAGCttgacaaggagaagaagaacaaGCGCAAGCACTAAGTCGCCAAGCGAGAGGGGCGGTGATACTGCCGCAGATCTTGTCACAGATCTTGTCACAGCGAACGCCAAGTTGGAACGATGGCCCAGCATAAGGGTAGCTTAGCCGTGTCGTAAACTATGCACAAAACTATCTATTACAAAACCCAGCCCTGTTCCCTACCCCACGCCATGACCTTCTGCGCCGACGAGAAGTCGGTCGCCTTTCTCCCACGCGAAGGCTTGCtcagcgcctcgtcgacgtcctgcAGCATGGCCCAAGCGTCCTCCGCCCGACTCCGCACTAATTCGGTCCTAACTTGTGCGGGTGTCTTGGGTGCTGtacgtcgtcctcgtcgggcATACGGTTTGCGTAGCGTGGGTGTGGaatggaggaggtggccgACGATGTAGTGCAGCCATAGCACGTTCGttgagggaaggaaggttTCCCATGCAccggcgccctcgacaaCATCGCGCTGTTCACGATACACGTCCCACTGGTCCCCCACACCCTCGTAAACCTCTTCTGGAAGGGCAGAATAAACCGCGCCTTGATCTGGCATATCGAGACGAGACAGGCCAAAGTCGATGACTGTGACACGAACGCCTGTGGATCGCGTGTCCAGATAATCCTCGATGGGCGCTGGTGGGTCCGCGTCGACATCGTTTATCAGAATCTGCCCCTCGTGGAGGTCACGgtgctgatgtcagccaCCCCAGAATACAAGTCAGCTCACCTCAAAGTCCGTCCACGTCTCCGCTCGCGCGAGGGCGTCTGCCACCTGCCAGAAGACCGCCGCTGCTTGCACCCAGCCGCGCGTGTTCTCGAATCTGTAACTCTCGAGGTCATCTCCACCGTCGGCGAGAACGATGAGTGCGTATCGCTGTAAGGATGAGAATGAGTCTCGAGTCAGTTAAGGTGAACACTGCTAGCTCACCAGGTCGGACACTCTCAGTCCCTTGCTCCTCTCTGTAGCTATCCCACGCGTCCAAAAATTGAACGGGATACGCACCCTCCACGACGAACGCCCTGATTGTCAGCTGGGAAAGACAACGGCAGTAGAGATTACAGGTAGTACCCACCCCAGGAACTCGACAAACCCGCCTCCCGGCGTCTGTGACATCCGCCGCGTgatctcgatctcgcgcaCGACGTCGGAAATCGCAGAGCAATCTGGAAGGTCGCTTGTTGCCTTTCCCTTCGATCCAGAGTCCGTTTTGCCTAACAGCGGCACCACCTTGACAACCACCGCGCTGTCGCCCTCCCCGACAGAGAAGACTTCAGAGTACGAAGCTTCCCCGACCTTGGTCACCACCGGCGACATGCCGCTCGGCAGCAGCTTGGCGAAATCCGGATTAGTACAGGCTTCGGAGAAGGGTATGATCTTCTTGGTGGTGGCGCACTTGAGGAGACTGCGCAGCGCGGTCTCGCGGCTGG contains the following coding sequences:
- a CDS encoding uncharacterized protein (Domain of unknown function), with product MSFLGERTRKVTTYGKKQTRIISVHADLSPSRLSPPASASNMATPLRPPRMKKLSPDQPAREPLTPFKPTRVNVLKTPCTVLKASEVVSLKTPRRLADDPTLRQHVAKSAVRRRSAGSPRHASPPTPHRSVRKARGPLTPPRPVRGVANFEIEIVASRLRNVSLDELSSRETALRSLLKCATTKKIIPFSEACTNPDFAKLLPSGMSPVVTKVGEASYSEVFSVGEGDSAVVVKVVPLLGKTDSGSKGKATSDLPDCSAISDVVREIEITRRMSQTPGGGFVEFLGAFVVEGAYPVQFLDAWDSYREEQGTESVRPDSFSSLQRYALIVLADGGDDLESYRFENTRGWVQAAAVFWQVADALARAETWTDFEHRDLHEGQILINDVDADPPAPIEDYLDTRSTGVRVTVIDFGLSRLDMPDQGAVYSALPEEVYEGVGDQWDVYREQRDVVEGAGAWETFLPSTNVLWLHYIVGHLLHSTPTLRKPYARRGRRTAPKTPAQVRTELVRSRAEDAWAMLQDVDEALSKPSRGRKATDFSSAQKVMAWGREQGWVL
- a CDS encoding uncharacterized protein (Pyridoxamine 5'-phosphate oxidase) → MYISALVLAAVVAAKPFQMSMQPPHRETEAEATANAARLATHVTIGTMASIFPSGSNAGHPFALMDTHAPCHPDGALTFISMPISLMQRNLKATGGKASYALATPLQPARHNEYALPRVSFIGNLTVLDDVDENEHERLRECFVSYHPDAAWWIPKDSRGAHTSRWSRLDVDTIYYVGGFGNVGWIGHIPVENFAKELDKEKKNKRKH